In Pantoea cypripedii, the following proteins share a genomic window:
- a CDS encoding DNA topoisomerase III, translated as MRLFIAEKPSLGRAIADVLPKPHRRGDGFIACGNDQVVTWCVGHLLEQAQPDSYDSRYARWNLADLPIIPEKWRLQPRPSVAKQLKVIEGLLAQATEVVHAGDPDREGQLLVDEVIDYLQLSAEKRQKVQRCLINDLNPQAVERAVGRLRENREFIPLCVSALARARADWLYGINMTRAWTLLGRNAGYDGVLSVGRVQTPVLGLVVRRDEEIENFIPKDYFEVKAHIVTPKDERFIASWVPSDACEPWQDEEGRLLHRSLADHVLERINGKPALVTGYNDKRESEIAPLPFSLSSLQIEAARRFGLSAQNVLDCCQRLYETHKLITYPRSDCRYLPEEHFAGRHAVLNAIQAHQPEMTPPADFNADQRNRCWDDKKVDAHHAIIPTARASKVNLSENEANIYGLIARQYLMQFCPDAVFRKCVIDLDIAGGKFVAKARFLAEAGWRALLGSKERDEENDGTPLPVVSKGDELLCERGEVLAKQTQPPRPFTDATLLSAMTGIARFVQDKDLKKVLRATDGLGTEATRAGIIELLFRRTFLVKKGRYIHSTEAGRALIHALPEMAARPDMTAHWESTLTRISEKACRYDEFMQPLVSTLIGLIGQARQQPSLQAFRGIAASGTASEKKRSRKPARRKMKETE; from the coding sequence ATGCGTTTGTTTATTGCAGAAAAACCCAGTCTGGGACGCGCCATCGCTGACGTGTTGCCAAAACCGCACCGACGTGGCGATGGCTTTATCGCCTGCGGTAATGACCAGGTGGTGACCTGGTGTGTCGGGCATTTGCTGGAGCAGGCCCAGCCAGACAGTTATGACAGTCGTTACGCCCGCTGGAATCTTGCCGATCTGCCGATCATTCCCGAAAAGTGGCGCTTGCAACCACGCCCATCGGTGGCAAAACAGCTGAAGGTGATTGAAGGATTGCTGGCGCAGGCCACGGAAGTGGTGCACGCCGGTGACCCGGATCGTGAAGGTCAGCTGCTGGTGGATGAAGTGATCGACTATCTCCAGCTGTCAGCGGAAAAACGTCAAAAGGTGCAGCGTTGTTTGATTAACGATCTCAATCCGCAGGCGGTGGAGCGGGCGGTAGGTCGTTTACGTGAAAACCGAGAGTTTATTCCACTGTGCGTTTCAGCGCTGGCGCGTGCGCGTGCAGATTGGTTGTACGGCATCAATATGACCCGTGCCTGGACGCTGCTGGGACGCAACGCTGGCTACGACGGCGTACTCTCGGTTGGTCGGGTGCAGACACCGGTGCTGGGGCTGGTGGTCCGCCGTGATGAAGAGATCGAAAACTTTATTCCGAAGGACTATTTCGAAGTCAAAGCGCACATTGTGACGCCTAAAGATGAACGCTTCATCGCAAGCTGGGTGCCAAGTGACGCCTGTGAACCCTGGCAGGATGAAGAAGGTCGCTTGCTACACCGTTCGCTGGCGGATCATGTGCTGGAACGGATCAACGGCAAGCCCGCGCTGGTCACCGGATATAATGATAAACGGGAATCAGAAATTGCGCCGTTGCCGTTCTCACTGTCGAGCCTGCAAATCGAAGCGGCAAGACGCTTTGGCCTGAGTGCGCAAAATGTACTGGATTGCTGCCAGCGTCTGTATGAAACCCACAAACTGATTACCTATCCACGTTCTGATTGTCGTTATCTGCCCGAAGAGCATTTTGCCGGTCGGCATGCGGTACTGAACGCCATCCAGGCACACCAGCCGGAGATGACGCCACCGGCGGATTTCAATGCCGATCAGCGCAATCGCTGCTGGGACGATAAAAAAGTGGATGCGCACCACGCCATCATTCCAACCGCGCGTGCCAGCAAGGTTAACCTGAGCGAAAATGAAGCCAATATTTATGGGCTGATTGCACGCCAGTACCTGATGCAGTTCTGCCCTGATGCGGTGTTCCGCAAGTGCGTAATCGATCTCGACATTGCCGGTGGCAAATTTGTCGCGAAAGCCCGATTCCTGGCTGAAGCAGGCTGGCGGGCATTACTGGGCAGTAAAGAGCGTGATGAAGAAAACGATGGCACCCCATTGCCAGTGGTCAGCAAAGGGGATGAGCTGTTGTGTGAACGCGGGGAGGTGCTGGCGAAGCAGACTCAGCCCCCGCGTCCTTTTACCGATGCGACCTTACTCTCGGCGATGACCGGCATTGCGCGTTTTGTTCAGGATAAAGATCTAAAGAAAGTGCTGCGTGCGACCGATGGTTTAGGAACGGAAGCGACGCGCGCCGGAATTATTGAATTATTGTTCCGGCGAACATTCCTGGTGAAGAAGGGCCGTTATATTCACTCCACTGAAGCGGGCAGAGCATTGATTCACGCGCTGCCCGAAATGGCGGCACGGCCTGATATGACGGCGCACTGGGAATCGACGCTGACCCGCATCAGTGAAAAAGCCTGTCGTTACGATGAGTTTATGCAGCCGCTGGTCAGCACCTTAATCGGTTTGATTGGGCAGGCGCGTCAGCAGCCATCGTTGCAGGCATTTCGTGGCATTGCCGCGAGCGGCACAGCGAGTGAGAAAAAGCGTTCACGCAAACCCGCCCGGCGCAAAATGAAGGAGACCGAGTGA
- the selD gene encoding selenide, water dikinase SelD: protein MSEPLRLTQYSHGAGCGCKISPQVLETILHSELTAFHDPHLLVGNETRDDAAVYDLGNGSAVVSTTDFFMPIVDDPHTFGRIAATNAISDIYAMGGKPIMAIAILGWPVNVLSPEVAQQVVEGGRAACQAAGIALAGGHSIDAPEPIFGLAVTGIVDVARVKKNSAAQAGCQLFLTKPLGIGILTTAEKKGMLRPEHQTLAAEVMCQLNKAGAEFAQLAGVTAMTDVTGFGLLGHLSEICQGSDLRAEVRVAQVPRLSGVDAYIAAGAVPGGTGRNFASYGRHVSPMDDATRALLCDPQTSGGLLVAVQPSAIEEFQRCAMLAGVTATAIGELFAAESHLPLITVVN, encoded by the coding sequence ATGAGTGAACCTCTTCGCCTGACCCAGTACAGCCACGGGGCTGGCTGTGGTTGTAAAATATCTCCCCAGGTGCTGGAAACCATCCTGCATAGCGAGTTGACCGCCTTCCATGATCCCCATCTGCTGGTGGGGAATGAAACGCGTGATGATGCAGCGGTTTACGATTTAGGCAACGGCAGCGCGGTGGTCAGTACCACCGACTTTTTTATGCCGATCGTTGACGATCCCCACACCTTTGGCCGTATTGCCGCGACCAACGCCATCAGTGACATCTATGCCATGGGCGGTAAACCCATTATGGCTATCGCGATTCTGGGCTGGCCGGTCAATGTGCTCAGCCCGGAAGTGGCGCAGCAGGTGGTGGAGGGCGGTCGCGCGGCGTGTCAGGCGGCGGGTATTGCGCTGGCGGGCGGCCATTCCATTGATGCCCCTGAACCGATTTTCGGCCTCGCTGTGACCGGCATCGTCGATGTGGCGCGCGTGAAGAAAAACAGCGCGGCGCAGGCCGGGTGTCAACTGTTCCTGACCAAACCCCTCGGTATTGGCATTCTGACCACGGCAGAAAAGAAAGGCATGCTGCGTCCTGAGCATCAGACGCTGGCGGCAGAAGTGATGTGCCAGCTGAATAAAGCCGGTGCTGAGTTCGCGCAACTGGCGGGAGTCACCGCCATGACCGATGTCACCGGGTTTGGCTTGCTGGGCCATCTGAGTGAGATCTGCCAGGGATCGGATTTGCGTGCCGAAGTGAGGGTCGCGCAGGTGCCGCGTCTGTCCGGCGTTGATGCGTATATCGCTGCGGGTGCTGTCCCCGGTGGGACCGGCCGCAACTTTGCCAGCTATGGCCGACATGTGTCGCCGATGGATGATGCGACGCGCGCGCTGTTATGTGATCCGCAAACGTCTGGTGGCCTGCTGGTGGCGGTGCAACCCTCGGCCATCGAGGAGTTTCAGCGCTGTGCCATGCTGGCGGGTGTCACTGCCACCGCCATCGGCGAGCTTTTTGCGGCAGAATCGCATCTGCCACTGATTACCGTAGTTAACTGA
- a CDS encoding NAD(P)H nitroreductase, whose translation MDALDLLVNRRSASRLADPAPAGEALENILRAGMRAPDHGTLQPWRFIIVEKEGRDRMSQLLEQAARASAMDDKAIEKASSSPFRAPMIITVVARCEDHPKVPRWEQLISAGCAVMAMQMAAAAQGFNGIWRSGPWTDHPQVREAFGCREQDAIVGFLYLGTPQLKSSTTVLPPDTAEFVSYF comes from the coding sequence ATGGATGCACTTGATTTGTTAGTTAATCGTCGCTCGGCTTCACGTCTGGCCGATCCGGCACCGGCGGGTGAGGCGCTGGAGAACATTCTGCGTGCAGGTATGCGCGCACCGGATCACGGCACATTACAGCCGTGGCGCTTCATTATTGTTGAGAAAGAAGGACGCGACCGTATGAGCCAGCTGCTGGAGCAGGCTGCCCGTGCCAGCGCGATGGATGATAAGGCGATAGAGAAAGCCAGTTCGTCACCGTTCCGCGCACCGATGATTATCACCGTGGTGGCGCGTTGCGAAGATCACCCGAAGGTACCGCGCTGGGAACAACTGATTTCCGCAGGTTGTGCGGTGATGGCGATGCAAATGGCCGCCGCCGCGCAGGGTTTCAATGGCATCTGGCGCAGTGGCCCCTGGACGGACCATCCTCAGGTACGCGAAGCCTTTGGTTGCCGTGAGCAGGATGCGATTGTCGGCTTCCTTTATCTGGGCACGCCACAGCTGAAATCCAGCACCACTGTACTCCCGCCTGACACGGCGGAATTTGTCAGTTATTTCTGA
- the sppA gene encoding signal peptide peptidase SppA has protein sequence MRTLWRIIAGLFRWGWRVLNFIREFILNLFLIVLILAGVGIWLQVSGSSSSEPVQQGALKVDLTGVLVDKPSVSNRLSRIGRQLLGSNSDRLQENSLFDVVDAIRQAKGDKNITGIVLDLRDFGGGDQPSLQYVGKALREFRDSGKPVYAIGDNYSQAQYYLASYANKIYLSPQGTVDLHGFATNGLYYKTLLDKLKVNSHVFRVGTYKSAVEPFLRDDMSPEARDADSRWIGQLWQNYLNTVSANRQITPEQLFPGAAGIISGLQAVQGDTAKYALNGKLVDALESRAVADQEMIKTFGWDKQNNDYRNVSIYDYTVKQPPTQQDGNIAVVMASGAIMDGEETAGNVGGDTTAAQIRDARLDPKIKAIILRVNSPGGSVTASEAIREELAAAHAAGKPVVVSMGGMAASGGYWISTPADYIVANPSTLTGSIGIFGVINTVENSLSTIGVHTDGVATSPLADVATTKALPPEVQQLMQLTIENGYRNFVGLVAASRHKTPEQINDIAQGHVWTGSDAKANGLVDALGDFDDAVKKAAELAKITTPQLSWYQDDPGMLDLLLNQMSASASAIMPQALKVWLPAPMLDVMSAMKQQPGLFDNLNDPQNRYAFCLNCGDVNPK, from the coding sequence ATGCGCACACTGTGGCGAATTATTGCAGGCCTGTTCCGCTGGGGCTGGCGGGTGCTGAATTTTATCCGGGAATTTATCCTTAATTTATTTCTTATTGTTTTGATCCTTGCAGGTGTTGGGATCTGGTTGCAGGTGAGCGGTTCCAGCAGTAGCGAACCGGTGCAACAAGGTGCGCTGAAAGTAGACCTCACCGGTGTGCTGGTGGATAAACCTTCGGTCAGCAATCGTCTGAGCCGTATTGGCCGTCAATTGCTCGGCAGCAACAGCGACCGTTTGCAGGAAAATTCCCTGTTTGATGTCGTCGATGCTATCCGCCAGGCAAAAGGTGACAAAAACATCACCGGGATTGTGCTCGACCTGCGTGATTTTGGCGGTGGCGATCAGCCTTCGCTGCAATATGTCGGCAAAGCGTTGCGCGAGTTCCGTGACAGCGGCAAACCGGTGTATGCCATTGGCGATAACTACAGTCAGGCGCAATATTATCTCGCCAGCTATGCCAACAAGATTTACCTCTCACCGCAAGGCACCGTGGATTTACACGGTTTCGCCACCAACGGGCTGTACTACAAAACGCTGCTGGATAAGCTGAAAGTTAATTCACATGTGTTCCGCGTTGGCACCTACAAATCAGCCGTGGAACCTTTCCTGCGTGACGATATGTCACCGGAAGCACGCGATGCTGATAGCCGCTGGATTGGTCAGCTTTGGCAGAACTACCTGAACACCGTCTCGGCAAATCGCCAGATCACGCCGGAACAGCTGTTCCCTGGCGCCGCAGGCATCATCAGCGGATTACAGGCTGTGCAGGGAGATACCGCCAAATACGCGTTAAACGGTAAGCTGGTGGATGCGCTGGAGAGCCGTGCTGTTGCCGATCAGGAGATGATCAAGACTTTTGGCTGGGATAAGCAAAACAACGATTATCGCAACGTCAGCATTTATGATTACACCGTTAAACAACCGCCGACGCAGCAGGATGGCAATATCGCTGTGGTGATGGCAAGTGGTGCGATCATGGACGGTGAAGAAACCGCCGGTAATGTCGGTGGCGATACCACGGCCGCCCAGATCCGCGATGCTCGTCTCGACCCGAAAATTAAGGCGATCATCCTGCGCGTGAACAGCCCTGGTGGCAGCGTCACCGCCTCAGAAGCGATCCGCGAAGAACTGGCGGCTGCCCATGCAGCGGGTAAACCGGTAGTGGTATCGATGGGTGGCATGGCAGCATCAGGCGGTTACTGGATCTCCACGCCAGCTGATTATATTGTGGCCAACCCCAGCACCCTGACCGGCTCCATCGGTATCTTTGGTGTGATTAACACTGTCGAAAACAGCCTGAGCACCATTGGCGTGCATACCGATGGCGTTGCCACTTCACCGCTGGCGGATGTGGCGACCACTAAAGCGCTGCCACCGGAAGTGCAGCAGTTGATGCAGCTGACCATTGAAAACGGCTATCGTAACTTCGTTGGTTTAGTCGCCGCCTCGCGCCATAAAACGCCAGAGCAGATCAATGATATTGCTCAGGGCCATGTCTGGACCGGTAGCGATGCCAAAGCCAATGGGCTGGTGGATGCGCTGGGTGACTTTGATGATGCGGTCAAGAAAGCGGCTGAGCTGGCTAAAATCACCACACCACAGCTGAGCTGGTATCAGGATGATCCGGGCATGCTGGATCTGCTGCTGAACCAGATGAGTGCTTCGGCTAGCGCCATCATGCCACAGGCACTGAAAGTGTGGCTGCCAGCTCCGATGCTGGATGTGATGAGCGCCATGAAGCAACAGCCTGGCCTGTTCGATAACCTCAACGATCCGCAAAATCGTTACGCTTTCTGCCTCAACTGCGGCGACGTAAACCCTAAATAA
- the ansA gene encoding asparaginase gives MQKKNIYVAYTGGTIGMQRSAQGYIPVSGHLQQQLANMPEFHRPEMPDFTIHEYHPLMDSSDMTPEDWQAIANDIKQNYDHYDGFVILHGTDTMAFTASALSFMLENLAKPVIVTGSQIPLAELRSDGQQNLLNSLYVAANYPINEVTLFFNNTLFRGNRTTKAHADGFNAFASPNLPPLLEAGIHIRRLNTPPAPPGKGALIVHPITPQPIGVVTIYPGISAEVVRNFLRQPVKALILRSYGVGNAPQNAEFLAELQQASERGIVVVNLTQCMSGKVNMGGYATGNALEHAGVISGFDLTVEATLTKLHFLLSQNLTSAEIRARMQQNLRGELTED, from the coding sequence ATGCAAAAGAAAAATATCTACGTCGCCTACACTGGCGGGACCATTGGTATGCAGCGTTCCGCACAGGGCTACATTCCGGTGTCAGGTCACCTGCAACAGCAGCTGGCCAATATGCCCGAGTTCCACCGTCCGGAAATGCCAGATTTCACCATCCACGAATATCACCCTCTGATGGATTCCTCCGACATGACGCCGGAGGACTGGCAGGCCATTGCCAATGATATCAAACAGAATTACGACCATTACGACGGTTTTGTGATTCTGCATGGTACCGATACCATGGCCTTCACCGCATCAGCACTCTCCTTTATGCTGGAGAACCTTGCCAAGCCGGTGATCGTCACCGGATCACAGATCCCCCTGGCAGAATTGCGCTCAGACGGCCAACAGAATCTGCTTAACTCGTTGTATGTGGCGGCTAACTATCCGATCAACGAAGTGACGCTATTCTTTAATAACACCCTGTTCCGGGGTAACCGCACCACCAAAGCGCACGCTGATGGCTTCAACGCGTTTGCCTCGCCAAACCTGCCACCGTTACTGGAAGCGGGTATTCATATTCGCCGCCTGAATACCCCACCGGCACCGCCAGGCAAGGGGGCGCTGATTGTTCACCCGATCACCCCACAACCGATTGGCGTGGTGACCATTTACCCAGGTATTTCTGCGGAAGTGGTACGCAATTTCCTGCGTCAGCCGGTAAAAGCCCTGATTCTGCGCTCGTATGGCGTCGGCAATGCACCGCAAAATGCGGAGTTCCTGGCCGAGCTGCAACAGGCAAGTGAGCGTGGCATTGTGGTGGTTAACCTGACGCAGTGCATGTCTGGCAAAGTGAATATGGGGGGGTACGCCACCGGTAACGCGCTGGAACATGCTGGCGTGATCAGCGGTTTTGATCTCACTGTTGAAGCAACATTAACAAAACTTCACTTTTTACTGAGTCAAAACCTCACCAGCGCAGAAATTCGTGCCAGAATGCAGCAGAATTTACGTGGCGAACTGACAGAAGATTGA
- the pncA gene encoding bifunctional nicotinamidase/pyrazinamidase: protein MKRALIIIDIQNDFCPGGPMAVREGDLTVAVANRYAREFRARGECVVALQDWHPKNHGSFASVSGEPVYTLGELNGLAQIWWPDHGIQGSAGADFHPELDRSLIDAVFHKGQDVDVDSYSAFFDNGHRRKTELDSWLRERDISHLVVLGLATDYCVKYSVLDALELGYQVEVVEEGCRGVNLNPDDSAIAIEQMRNQGAVII, encoded by the coding sequence ATGAAGCGGGCATTGATAATCATCGATATACAAAACGATTTTTGCCCCGGTGGCCCAATGGCAGTGCGTGAAGGTGACCTGACGGTTGCTGTTGCCAATCGCTACGCACGTGAATTTCGGGCCAGGGGCGAGTGCGTGGTGGCATTGCAGGACTGGCACCCGAAAAACCATGGCAGCTTTGCCTCTGTATCCGGCGAGCCGGTGTATACCTTAGGGGAACTGAACGGACTGGCGCAGATCTGGTGGCCAGACCACGGCATTCAGGGTTCTGCAGGGGCCGATTTCCATCCGGAGCTGGATCGTTCGCTGATTGATGCGGTGTTCCATAAAGGACAGGATGTGGATGTCGATAGCTACAGCGCCTTTTTCGACAACGGCCATCGCCGTAAAACCGAGCTGGACAGCTGGCTGCGCGAGCGTGATATCAGCCATTTAGTGGTGCTGGGACTGGCAACCGATTACTGCGTTAAATACAGCGTACTGGATGCGCTGGAACTGGGTTATCAGGTCGAAGTGGTGGAAGAAGGCTGCCGCGGCGTCAACCTCAACCCCGACGATAGCGCGATTGCCATTGAGCAGATGCGTAATCAGGGTGCGGTAATTATCTGA
- a CDS encoding YeaC family protein: MKQELEAMLAAMTPEVYQRLATAVETGKWPDGVALTPEQRENCLQLVMLWQARHNDAPQHMTIGKDGEMVMKSKKELKEEFGIETDVTRINLH, encoded by the coding sequence ATGAAACAGGAACTGGAAGCGATGCTGGCGGCGATGACGCCAGAAGTTTACCAGCGTCTTGCCACCGCGGTGGAGACGGGGAAGTGGCCGGATGGTGTGGCACTGACTCCGGAGCAGCGTGAAAACTGCCTGCAGCTGGTCATGTTGTGGCAGGCGCGTCACAACGATGCACCGCAGCATATGACCATTGGCAAAGATGGTGAGATGGTGATGAAGTCGAAGAAAGAGCTGAAAGAAGAATTCGGCATCGAGACCGACGTAACCCGCATCAACCTGCACTGA
- the msrB gene encoding peptide-methionine (R)-S-oxide reductase MsrB — MAKDTAPAEKIAQLSEIQRYVTQHRGTEPPFTGALLHNKQEGIYHCLVCNAPLFLSESKYDSGCGWPSFYQPVSDDAIRYLEDDTHGMHRVEIRCGNCDAHLGHVFPDGPQPTGERYCVNSASLSFTDEQGKQQQG; from the coding sequence ATGGCTAAAGACACCGCACCTGCGGAAAAAATCGCGCAGCTGTCCGAAATACAGCGCTATGTAACCCAGCATCGCGGAACGGAACCTCCTTTTACTGGCGCTCTTTTGCATAACAAGCAGGAGGGTATCTACCACTGCCTGGTGTGTAACGCGCCGCTGTTCCTCTCCGAGAGCAAATATGACTCTGGCTGCGGCTGGCCAAGTTTCTACCAGCCCGTCAGCGATGACGCCATTCGTTACCTCGAAGATGATACCCATGGCATGCACCGCGTCGAAATTCGCTGCGGTAACTGTGATGCGCATCTGGGGCATGTGTTCCCGGATGGACCACAGCCGACCGGTGAGCGCTATTGCGTCAACTCCGCCTCGCTCAGCTTCACTGATGAGCAGGGCAAGCAACAGCAGGGGTAA
- the gapA gene encoding glyceraldehyde-3-phosphate dehydrogenase, which translates to MTIKVGINGFGRIGRIVFRAAQQRSDIEIVAINDLLDADYMAYMLKYDSTHGRFDGTVEVKDGALIVNGKKIRVTAEKDPANLKWDEVGVDVVAEATGIFLTDETARKHIAAGAKKVVLTGPSKDDTPMFVRGANFDKYAGQDIVSNASCTTNCLAPLAKVINDKFGIVEGLMTTVHATTATQKTVDGPSHKDWRGGRGASQNIIPSSTGAAKAVGKVLPELNGKLTGMAFRVPTPNVSVVDLTVRLEKSASYKEICAAIKAAAEGEMKDVLGYVEDDVVSTDFNGEVLTSVFDAKAGIALNDNFVKLVSWYDNETGYSNKVLDLIALVAAK; encoded by the coding sequence ATGACTATCAAAGTAGGTATCAACGGTTTTGGCCGTATCGGTCGCATCGTTTTCCGTGCTGCGCAGCAGCGTTCTGACATCGAAATCGTCGCGATCAACGACCTGCTGGACGCCGATTACATGGCTTATATGCTGAAGTATGACTCTACGCACGGTCGTTTCGACGGCACCGTAGAAGTTAAAGACGGCGCGCTGATTGTTAACGGTAAAAAAATCCGTGTTACCGCTGAGAAAGACCCGGCTAACCTGAAATGGGACGAAGTGGGTGTTGACGTGGTTGCAGAAGCAACCGGTATCTTCCTGACCGACGAAACTGCACGTAAACACATCGCAGCTGGCGCGAAGAAAGTGGTTCTGACTGGCCCGTCTAAAGATGACACCCCGATGTTTGTTCGCGGTGCTAACTTCGACAAATATGCTGGCCAGGATATCGTTTCTAACGCATCCTGCACCACCAACTGCCTGGCTCCGCTGGCAAAAGTCATCAACGACAAATTCGGTATCGTTGAAGGTCTGATGACCACTGTTCACGCGACCACCGCTACCCAGAAAACCGTTGACGGCCCGTCTCACAAAGACTGGCGCGGCGGCCGTGGTGCTTCTCAGAACATCATCCCGTCTTCTACCGGTGCGGCTAAAGCCGTAGGTAAAGTTCTGCCAGAACTGAACGGCAAACTGACCGGTATGGCGTTCCGCGTTCCGACTCCGAACGTCTCTGTTGTTGACCTGACCGTTCGTCTGGAAAAATCAGCCTCTTACAAAGAAATTTGTGCAGCCATCAAAGCCGCTGCTGAAGGCGAAATGAAAGACGTGCTGGGTTATGTTGAAGACGACGTGGTTTCAACTGACTTCAACGGCGAAGTGCTGACTTCAGTATTCGATGCTAAAGCCGGTATCGCGCTGAATGACAACTTTGTGAAACTGGTTTCCTGGTATGATAACGAAACTGGTTACTCCAACAAGGTTCTCGACCTGATTGCTCTGGTTGCTGCTAAGTAA
- a CDS encoding D-hexose-6-phosphate mutarotase, protein MQESLFSLPVVTQITPYLSQRQIGDLPVIVVNHPRVRAAITLQGAHLLAWQPSGQQPVLWLSDKTPFAEGKAIRGGVPICWPWFGPAGEPAHGFARNLPWTLSAHDENEEGVLLTFELKSNAQTKKLWPHDFTLFARFRIESHCEIELEAHGGFSATAALHSYFQIADIAQTEVSGLGNAFIDKVDSSASGASNGRQTYPGRIDRVFTAPDDCSVIHDKGGNRLIEVYHHYQSDVVTWNPGPELSCSMADMANDGYKTMVCVETARINQPLVSAGESPARLATTFRLRSKA, encoded by the coding sequence ATGCAAGAGTCGCTTTTTTCGCTACCCGTGGTGACGCAGATTACCCCTTATCTGTCACAACGTCAGATTGGTGATTTACCCGTCATCGTCGTCAACCATCCCCGCGTCCGCGCCGCCATTACTTTGCAGGGTGCCCATCTGCTCGCCTGGCAACCGAGCGGTCAACAGCCGGTGCTGTGGCTGAGTGACAAAACACCCTTTGCTGAAGGGAAAGCTATTCGCGGCGGCGTGCCGATTTGCTGGCCATGGTTTGGTCCGGCCGGTGAACCGGCACACGGCTTTGCCCGTAACCTGCCCTGGACGTTGTCAGCGCATGATGAAAATGAAGAAGGTGTCCTTCTGACCTTCGAGCTGAAAAGCAACGCGCAGACCAAAAAGCTCTGGCCGCACGATTTCACCCTGTTTGCCCGCTTCCGTATCGAATCCCATTGCGAGATCGAACTGGAAGCACACGGTGGTTTTTCAGCCACCGCAGCGCTCCACAGCTATTTCCAGATAGCCGATATCGCCCAAACCGAGGTGAGCGGCCTGGGTAACGCGTTTATCGACAAAGTGGACAGCAGCGCGTCCGGCGCATCAAATGGCCGCCAGACTTACCCAGGCCGGATTGATCGCGTATTTACCGCGCCGGATGATTGCAGCGTGATCCATGATAAAGGTGGCAACCGGCTTATCGAGGTTTACCATCATTATCAAAGTGACGTTGTCACCTGGAATCCGGGACCCGAATTGTCATGCAGCATGGCTGATATGGCTAATGATGGTTACAAAACCATGGTGTGCGTGGAAACCGCGCGCATTAATCAGCCGTTAGTGAGCGCTGGTGAATCCCCTGCCCGCCTCGCCACCACCTTCCGGTTGCGCAGTAAAGCCTGA
- a CDS encoding aldo/keto reductase, giving the protein MTRTIQFKGELPLPAIGQGTWYMGENPATHQQEVAALQAGLDCGLRLIDTAEMYAEGGAEIVVGEALKGRRDQAWLVSKVYPWNAGAVDAIDACERSLRRLQTDYLDLYLLHWRGNIPLEETILAMETLQQQGKIRHWGVSNFDTDDMQELWGEDGGSACLTNQVLYHLASRGIEYDLLPECQQRDVPIMAYCPLAQAGRLRQSLFSDARVQQVAQQQGISVAQLLLAWVIRKDGVIAIPKASSVAHVRENAAALDVVLSGEELALLNQAFPPPQDKLPLDVV; this is encoded by the coding sequence ATGACCAGAACAATTCAGTTTAAAGGGGAATTACCCCTGCCGGCGATCGGTCAGGGCACCTGGTATATGGGGGAAAACCCGGCGACACACCAGCAGGAAGTGGCAGCGTTACAGGCCGGATTGGACTGCGGGCTACGGCTGATTGATACCGCTGAGATGTATGCTGAGGGTGGGGCGGAAATTGTCGTGGGTGAGGCATTAAAAGGACGACGCGATCAGGCCTGGCTGGTGTCAAAGGTCTACCCGTGGAACGCCGGAGCAGTGGATGCCATTGATGCCTGTGAGCGCAGTCTGCGCCGTTTACAGACCGATTATCTCGATCTGTATTTGCTGCACTGGCGCGGCAACATTCCCCTGGAAGAAACCATCCTTGCGATGGAAACCCTGCAACAGCAGGGGAAAATCCGCCACTGGGGAGTATCGAATTTCGATACTGATGATATGCAGGAGCTGTGGGGAGAAGACGGCGGTAGCGCCTGTCTGACCAATCAGGTGCTCTACCATCTCGCCTCGCGGGGGATCGAATATGATTTGCTGCCGGAATGTCAGCAGCGTGATGTCCCCATCATGGCCTACTGCCCGTTAGCTCAGGCGGGGCGTCTGCGTCAGTCATTATTCAGCGATGCGCGCGTGCAGCAGGTTGCACAACAGCAGGGCATTAGCGTAGCGCAATTGCTGCTGGCATGGGTGATTCGTAAAGACGGGGTGATCGCCATTCCGAAAGCCAGCAGTGTGGCTCATGTGCGGGAAAATGCGGCAGCGCTTGATGTGGTGTTAAGCGGGGAAGAACTGGCGTTGCTGAACCAGGCGTTTCCACCGCCGCAGGATAAGCTGCCGCTGGATGTGGTCTAG